In Portunus trituberculatus isolate SZX2019 chromosome 46, ASM1759143v1, whole genome shotgun sequence, a single window of DNA contains:
- the LOC123520203 gene encoding PHD and RING finger domain-containing protein 1-like isoform X3 yields MLSEMHKEESNKEVTDIGGEDSDEEDEVNRRATKRKRAVESDSEDNSDSDDASDEDEDEEDEEEEEDDDEEEAKEEDEISDNEEDESDNEDEECETDGDGEESEEVTDSEEYDSDDEDETATTSCTTAKHEPTSAVAGSDSEGSEGEGTTGEPCAICLGRMKGNIGSPEGCDHSFCLDCILEWAKTNNSCPQDRIPFFLVFVRRYIGGRIIRRVSVEEVKPADIPPEEEEDPTFCEAGIEEGELIDLIEDGAPSSSLPHLRPNRAIERPRLLPRTRASERVRARITRSRQMRAANVQNEREQEELVEAIAAAEELEVLGQERKVQTSSATSTTTTVTTTTRTRRGTKAPRRKKRKVVRKKKRKVTKKRKTSTKKATSTTKTRRKGLKVQRKKKKTVRRKRKTKKKKKKVTKKVKVLPPATTPKGRIAEALGIRPSKPWEKVPIMQPAVKSQPLGSLRASAALPQLSLLGLNADVDVTSEPDEYGDAILAAGVARRRVMDSRDIARRKALSVRAVMSHSSINSRLTKPSDVQNNNFNTPGDLLTSIIESQSLLLQPACGKSGGSFKKSTGSAGRGSELLRLNGRVRVNTRTAGPDSPGRQQTGDGQSPPREQQQSGGSGGVESGSQGADNRLSQDGDPTGAKRYASYLRENGDGGWEGGGPNHLPGSSYNGGEKKPRKSDDKKKKEDDEEIDIYSDIDPEVPERDYDDEEEEDDDEEDEGGGDRSVIGNYKGGAAVTMMPESNKKENEPESSGDELVIDDSDKPECRDVAAEAVPRRVVVEEMEENNVVGSSSLPGLNDFELEAVSDTDTPELDKSANSSISLSDSNTGDHEVTSSTNDNIHLGKPPCLVKEIFGESDEERSRDRPAQPMVGLEGLETETISDNEEISFDDNDDNIEEGEIPSETPRQPTPPASRPRVNLQIRRVIEVSPPRDQEGDYEEGEIVDENAKRKEKKKEKKEKVNKKDKETKEEEKVPEEVEKEKEDAVPVMEVPEPVKEPVEAPPVEVPERPKTPPPKQKTKTKQKEKEKEKDKEKEKDVSFKKVSKNTKERNYRDNDKDDRDRRGSGKGDRRSRGREPQDPPGRDRNRDRSRGERNGERGRESSSRRRGRERERKKEPKRKEMERYNVRKMITQKEEERKKKDEFGRDVALRSRSRSRSRRRSRSRSRRRSRSRSHHRSGSRARKGGGGAGSGGGGGRRSYTRSISRSHNRKRARRRSYSTSSSSSYTSSSSSSSSSSSSSSRSRGRSRDKRRRRSRSRSRTPVKKKPEKKKAAPPAKPPKEKPVKEKPKKANPVTEKKKERKKEDKKKEREVEKREETKLEKEKKKKKKEKSPLQSKEVYQAGGSIMVSVSFNRAPGKENKEAKKKRERNVKLEGDARKRVRKEITKPRGGSPFRSWSRSRSPSPSGKRTPLQDEPMWSPDRLAETRNKEKAPKTPEVIDLDVIMVTPPPQEPILISDSEDEGITRLPPDLGTTPVPPVRPQGPKTPPEPAVKFTLSSKQVLKPINNPLRDEEEEEVPPAPARGPNTPPGPPPESDESVGRAKSPVVGVPHSPAGSPGSSPEPDVYDPFEPTKSPSPPGSPQQEARVSSSDQTETVEKASPEVVVAPKVASPPPLPTEPPEPEERPPEPQKPPEEEATSTVPPPVTVSTPVATTTTAPPKTSKPPKAPKTTTTSTKTTTTATAAPANTINQIFPGLPANVANILYPAALAAAAVRGAGGAVIRPQVVQTVAAPDFSRPPPAANPLNRPPPMTIIAPTRLGEKGRVTQNGRDLTHTDVVDMDIDSPNSPDSSDVSDMFEPPSPHSTHQSEKSPQRKVRNQVRPPVAKGGKSGSSGGGGGGGSSGGAGAGGGVGGGNLNDKFDNLFGGNRGGGGGGGGGGGGGGGGGRKHSTPHKHKGGKKLKSSGKKGDGNEDDIPSSAVDLQVKERFLKKVQRQERVIEEVKLSLKPFYNKKTIDKDDYKEIMRKCVQKVCHNKSGEINPIKIRDLVQGYIKKVKYYRKKQTGGADPSPTKPSATEPTAPTFILVPKVTKPPTPIKSKA; encoded by the exons ATG CTGTCTGAGATGCACAAGGAGGAGAGCAACAAGGAAGTCACAGATATAGGAGGTGAAGATTctgatgaagaggatgaagtaAACAGGAGAGCTACGAAGCGGAAACGAGCTGTGGAGTCTGATTCAGAGGACAACTCAGACTCTGATGATGCTTcagatgaggatgaagatgaggaggatgaggaggaagaggaggatgatgatgaggaggaagccaaggaagaagatgaaataagtgataatgaagaagatgaaagtgaCAATGAAGATGAGGAGTGTGAGACtgatggagatggagaggagagtgaagaag TAACAGACAGTGAAGAATATGACtctgatgatgaagatgaaacaGCAACCACCTCCTGTACAACTGCCAAGCATGAACCCACAAGTGCTGTAGCAGGGAGTGACTCTGAGGGCAGTGAAGGAGAAGGGACTACTGGGGAGCCATGTGCCATTTGCCTTGGCCGCATGAAGGGCAATATAGGATCACCAGAGGGCTGTGATCACTCCTTTTGTCTGGATTGCATTTTAGAATGGGCAAAG ACAAACAACAGCTGTCCCCAAGATAGAATACCATTTTTCTTGGTGTTTGTCCGTCGGTACATTGGTGGACGCATCATTCGGCGTGTGTctgtggaggaggtgaagccaGCTGACATCCCacctgaggaagaggaagaccccACCTTTTGTGAG GCCGGCATTGAAGAAGGAGAATTGATAGACCTTATTGAGGATGGTGCTCCTAGTTCCTCGCTTCCACACTTGCGTCCCAATCGTGCTATCGAGAGGCCGAGGTTATTACCCCGCACCCGGGCCTCTGAGAGGGTCCGTGCACGCATCACACGGTCACGGCAGATGAGAGCAGCAAATGTGCAAAAtgaaagagaacaggaagaatTGGTGGAAGCCATAGCT gCTGCTGAGGAGCTTGAGGTTTTGGGCCAAGAGAGGAAAGTGCAAACTAGCAGTGCCACCAGTACCACAACAACAGTCACAACTACAACAAGGACACGCAGAGGCACGAAGGCTcccaggaggaaaaagagaaaagtagttaggaagaaaaagagaaaagttacaaagaaaagaaagacatctACGAAGAAGGCCacctcaacaacaaaaacccgCAGAAAAGGACTGAAGGTCCaacgtaagaagaagaaaacagtgcgacggaagagaaaaacaaagaaaaagaaaaagaag gtCACGAAAAAGGTGAAGGTTTTACCACCTGCCACAACACCTAAAGGAAGAATAGCTGAAGCACTTGGAATTCGGCCCTCTAAGCCATGGGAGAAGGTGCCAATCATGCAACCTGCTGTCAAGTCACAGCCTCTTGGGTCTCTTAGAGCCAGTGCAGCCCTACCTCAACTCTCTCTTCTGGGACTTAATGCAGATGTAGATGTGACTTCTGA GCCTGATGAGTATGGAGATGCTATCTTAGCAGCTGGAGTAGCAAGACGGCGGGTCATGGACAGCCGAGATATTGCACGACGCAAGGCCCTTTCAGTAAGGGCAGTCATGTCTCACTCCTCCATCAACTCCAGATTGACAAAACCCAGTGATGTACAGAATAATAACTTTAACACCCCAGGTGATCTGCTGACCTCAATCATAGAGAGTCAGTCCCTTCTCCTTCAGCCAGCTTGTGGTAAATCTGGTGGCTCCTTCAAAAAGTCTACTGGTTCAGCTGGCAGAGGGTCAGAACTGCTGAGACTAAatgggagggtgagggtgaacACAAGAACAGCTGGCCCTGACTCCCCTGGCAGACAGCAGACAGGGGATGGCCAGTCTCCACCAAGGGAACAACAGCAgtcaggtggtagtggtggtgttgaaagtgGTTCTCAAGGAGCGGACAACAGATTATCACAAGATGGTGATCCAACAGGAGCTAAAAGATATGCTTCTTACCTGAGAGAAAATGGTGAtggaggctgggagggaggaggacccAATCATTTACCGGGCAGCAGCTACAACGGTGGTGAGAAAAAGCCGAGAAAGtctgatgataaaaagaaaaaggaagacgatgAGGAAATTGATATATATAGTGATATAGACCCTGAAGTACCTGAAAGGgattatgatgatgaggaagaggaggatgatgatgaggaggatgagggtggtggtgaccgTAGTGTTATAGGGAACTACAAAGGTGGTGCTGCTGTGACAATGATGCCAGAAtctaacaaaaaggaaaatgaaccagAGTCCAGTGGTGATGAGTTGGTGATTGACGACAGTGACAAACCCGAATGTCGTGATGTAGCGGCAGAAGCAGTGCCTCGAcgagtagtggtggaggagatggaggaaaacaatGTGGTGGGAAGCAGTAGTTTGCCAGGCCTCAATGACTTTGAACTAGAGGCAGTCTCAGACACTGATACTCCTGAGCTAGACAAATCTGCCAACAGCTCCATATCACTCTCAGACAGCAACACTGGTGACCACGAGGTGACTAGTAGCACTAATGATAATATCCATCTTGGCAAGCCGCCATGCTTAGTAAAGGAGATCTTTGGTGAAAGTGACGAAGAAAGGAGCCGTGACAGACCTGCCCAGCCCATGGTTGGTCTGGAGGGGCTTGAGACAGAGACCATATCAGACAATGAGGAGATTAGCTTTGATGACAATGACGACAACATAGAGGAGGGCGAGATTCCTAGTGAGACACCAAGACAACCCACACCGCCAGCCAGTCGGCCTCGTGTCAACTTGCAGATTCGGCGTGTGATTGAAGTATCTCCACCAAGAGACCAGGAGGGAGACTATGAAGAAGGTGAAATAGTGGATGAGAAtgccaaaagaaaagagaaaaagaaggagaagaaagaaaaggtaaataaaaaggataaagaaactaaggaagaagaaaaggtacctgaggaggtggagaaggagaaagaagatgccGTCCCTGTAATGGAAGTTCCAGAACCAGTGAAGGAGCCTGTTGAAGCACCCCCTGTCGAGGTGCCAGAGAGACCCAAGACGCCTCCACCAAAACAGAAGaccaaaaccaaacaaaaagaaaaggaaaaagagaaagataaagaaaaagagaaagatgtctCATTTAAAAAGGTCTCCAAGAATACTAAGGAGAGGAACTATCGAGATAACGATAAGGATGACAGGGACCGGAGAGGCAGCGGCaaaggtgacagaagaagcCGGGGTAGAGAACCACAGGACCCTCCAGGACGGGACAGAAACAGGGACCGCAGTCGGGGAGAGCGGAACGGTGAGAGAGGCCGGGAATCTTCCAGTCGGCGGAGAggacgggagagggagaggaagaaggagcccaagaggaaggagatggagaggtaCAATGTGAGGAAAATGATcacacagaaggaggaggaacgtaaGAAAAAGGATGAGTTTGGCCGGGATGTGGCACTCAGGTCTCGCTCCAGGTCACGGTCAAGGAGAAGATCTAGGTCGAGGTCTAGGAGGAGATCACGGTCAAGGTCACACCACCGTTCAGGTTCAAGAGCcagaaaaggtggtggtggtgctggtagtggtggcggcggtggtcgAAGGAGCTACACTCGGTCAATATCTCGCTCTCACAATAGAAAGAGAGCTCGGAGAAGGAGttactccacttcttcctcctcctcctatacctcTTCTAGTTCTAGCTCATCCTCCAGTTCATCCTCCAGTTCTAGGTCGAGAGGAAGGAGCAGAGACaagcggcggaggaggagtcGTAGCAGATCCCGTACACCTGTTAAAAAGAAACCCGAGAAGAAGAAAGCTGCACCACCTGCCAAACCCCCGAAAGAGAAGCCTGTGAAGGAGAAGCCTAAGAAGGCAAATCCAGTaactgagaagaagaaggagagaaagaaggaagataagaaaaaggagagggaagtagaaaagagggaggagactaaactggaaaaggagaagaagaaaaagaagaaggagaagtctCCCCTGCAAAGTAAGGAAGTGTACCAAGCTGGGGGAAGCATTATGGTCAGTGTTAGCTTTAACCGTGCACCaggaaaggagaacaaagaagcaaagaagaagagggagagaaatgttaAGCTTGAGGGTGATGCaagaaagagagtaaggaaggaaattacAAAGCCTCGTGGGGGCAGTCCATTTAGATCTTGGTCAAGGAGCCGATCACCCTCTCCTAGTGGGAAGCGCACACCTCTTCAGGATGAGCCAATGTGGTCACCCGATCGGTTGGCTGAGACACGTAACAAAGAGAAGGCACCCAAGACACCGGAAGTCATAGATTTAGATGTGATCATggtcacaccaccacctcaggaaCCCATCCTCATCTCGGATTCTGAAGATGAAGGTATCACCCGGTTGCCTCCAGACCTAGGCACCACACCTGTGCCTCCAGTCAGACCTCAGGGACCTAAGACTCCTCCAGAACCAGCTGTTAAATTCACACTCTCTAGTAAGCAGGTGTTAAAGCCAATTAATAACCCACTgcgagatgaagaagaggaagaagtgccTCCAGCACCTGCTAGGGGGCCTAACACACCCCCTGGTCCTCCTCCAGAATCTGATGAATCAGTTGGTAGAGCAAAGTCCCCAGTAGTAGGAGTTCCACACTCCCCAGCTGGTTCACCAGGCTCTTCTCCTGAACCAGATGTGTATGATCCTTTTGAACCCACAAAATCCCCGTCCCCTCCTGGCTCTCCCCAGCAGGAAGCTCGAGTCAGCAGCAGTGACCAAACAGAAACTGTTGAAAAAGCATctccagaggtggtggtggcacccAAGGTAGCGTCTCCTCCACCATTACCCACAGAACCCCCAGAGCCTGAGGAGCGACCACCTGAACCACAGAAACCTCCAGAGGAGGAAGCCACTAGCACTGTACCTCCACCAGTGACAGTCAGCACACCTgtggctactaccaccactgcacctccCAAAACATCCAAGCCACCCAAGGCTCCTAAGACAACCACAACCTCAACTAAAACAACTACAACAGCCACTGCAGCCCCAGCAAATACCATAAACCAGATTTTTCCTGGTTTGCCTGCAAATGTGGCAAATATATTGTATCCAGCTGCcttggcggcagcagcagtccGTGGTGCAGGAGGCGCTGTAATTCGTCCACAGGTAGTACAGACAGTGGCAGCTCCAGATTTTTCGAGGCCACCTCCAGCAGCCAACCCTCTAAACCGCCCCCCTCCAATGACTATCATAGCTCCCACACGCCTTGGGGAGAAGGGACGTGTAACACAAAATGGGAGGGATCTTACACATACTGATGTAGTGGACATGGATATTGATTCCCCCAACTCTCCAGACAGTTCAGATGTGAGTGACATGTTTGAACCACCTTCACCCCACTCGACACATCAATCAGAAAAGTCTCCacagaggaaagtgagaaaccAGGTCAGACCCCCAGTTGCAAAGGGAGGcaaaagtggtagtagtggtggtggtggtggtggcggcagcagtggtggtgcaggagcaggtggtggagtaggaggaggaaatttgaATGATAAGTTTGATAATCTATTTGGTGGaaatagaggaggtggaggaggaggaggaggaggtggtggtggtggtggtgggggaggacgCAAGCATAGCACTCCACACAAAcataagggaggaaagaaattaaaaagttcAG GTAAAAAAGGTGATGGTAATGAAGATGATATACCAAGTTCAGCAGTTGACCTACAAGTGAAAGAGAGG TTCTTGAAGAAAGTTCAACGACAAGAGAGAGTTATTGAGGAAGTGAAACTCAGCCTTAAGCCATTCTATAACAAGAAAACCATTGACAAGGACGATTATAAGGAGATTATGCGCAAGTGTGTCCAGAAG GTATGTCACAATAAATCAGGAGAGATTAACCCCATAAAGATTCGGGACCTCGTGCAAGGGTACATCAAGAAGGTGAAATATTACCGGAAGAAGCAGACAGGTGGGGCTGACCCTTCCCCAACTAAACCATCAGCCACAGAGCCCACAGCTCCTACATTCATCCTTGTCCCAAAGGTCACCAAGCCCCCAACGCCAATAAAGAGTAAAGCCTGA